One Pyrofollis japonicus DNA window includes the following coding sequences:
- a CDS encoding PstA family ABC transporter permease, with product MLDSRLVKEKLFLVTIFALTFIGVLPVFYVLAEVFVKGTEALAKHGTTILTSTSNGIVAPILGSAILSIAASILGIPLAILAGFFVAEFPETRIARITRVMSRSLLEVPTVLLGMLVYIIMVVPMGRFSLLAGAVALALVMLPYVMVHVEQAIESVPPIYREAGYSIGMTRAEVLFGIIAGIARRGIATGVLMGFAKAMGETAPLLFTIGAARSALPCSQRPVILNLLEPGDAIPLMVFQYAQMPQPIYHDMAWAGSLLLVIAFLLVFLAVRSLVKEVRL from the coding sequence TTGCTTGATTCACGCCTAGTTAAGGAGAAACTATTCCTTGTGACGATTTTCGCCCTAACATTTATCGGAGTTTTGCCCGTATTCTACGTATTAGCAGAGGTATTCGTAAAGGGCACAGAGGCCTTAGCCAAGCACGGTACAACAATACTAACAAGTACTAGCAACGGTATAGTTGCACCAATATTAGGCTCAGCAATACTGTCTATAGCTGCATCCATTCTCGGCATCCCGCTCGCAATCCTGGCTGGGTTCTTCGTAGCAGAGTTTCCTGAGACAAGAATTGCGAGAATAACACGCGTCATGTCGCGAAGCCTTCTTGAAGTGCCGACAGTTCTCCTCGGCATGCTAGTATACATAATCATGGTCGTGCCCATGGGCCGTTTCAGCCTACTCGCAGGGGCTGTGGCACTAGCCCTGGTAATGCTGCCCTATGTAATGGTGCATGTTGAACAAGCAATCGAGTCTGTGCCCCCAATATACCGGGAAGCGGGCTACTCTATAGGGATGACAAGAGCCGAGGTTCTCTTCGGAATAATTGCCGGCATCGCTAGACGCGGAATAGCAACAGGCGTCCTCATGGGCTTTGCAAAAGCAATGGGTGAGACAGCTCCACTCCTCTTCACAATAGGGGCTGCGCGCTCAGCTCTCCCGTGTAGCCAGAGACCCGTTATTCTCAACCTTCTGGAGCCCGGGGACGCAATACCCCTAATGGTTTTCCAGTACGCACAGATGCCCCAACCCATTTACCACGACATGGCGTGGGCAGGCTCCCTTCTACTCGTAATAGCATTCCTTCTCGTCTTTTTGGCGGTACGCAGCCTCGTGAAAGAGGTGAGGCTATGA
- the pstC gene encoding phosphate ABC transporter permease subunit PstC: MSVATARPLHRSDKLLYYSLLPFASIIVATFILLFIVISYVSFPAIRRYGTSILTATRWAPNEASPESSVYGLLAPLFGTLVSSTIAVILALPVAVSVVLVLEEYAPQRLREVIGSIIELMAGLPTIVYGLWGLEVLAPMLRKHVYSPLHELLGFIPLFSCRPITGFNLATAGVLLAIMILPYMVAVARDAYRSIPFIYREAALAIGATRYEYARIMLGLARPGIIAAALLGFGRAAGETVAVALVVGNTPYVGACLFKPAYTVSSLIANQFANANLYPYMMNVLFFGGLLLLLIGMVANTIAVIMIEKVRKRLA, encoded by the coding sequence ATGAGCGTGGCCACTGCGAGGCCCCTTCATCGCAGCGATAAGTTGTTGTACTATTCTCTGCTTCCTTTCGCGTCAATAATAGTGGCGACGTTTATTCTACTTTTCATAGTTATAAGTTATGTATCGTTCCCCGCGATAAGAAGGTATGGTACAAGCATTCTCACGGCCACTAGGTGGGCTCCTAACGAGGCTAGTCCGGAATCCTCGGTCTACGGGCTCCTTGCACCGCTCTTCGGCACACTTGTTTCATCAACCATAGCCGTTATCTTAGCATTACCGGTAGCAGTATCCGTTGTCCTCGTCCTTGAAGAATATGCGCCACAGAGGCTTAGAGAAGTAATAGGGTCTATAATCGAGCTCATGGCTGGGCTCCCCACGATTGTTTACGGCTTATGGGGGTTGGAAGTACTTGCTCCAATGCTCAGGAAGCACGTGTACTCTCCTCTGCACGAGCTCCTAGGCTTCATTCCGCTCTTCTCGTGCAGACCTATAACAGGGTTTAACTTGGCAACCGCTGGCGTACTCTTAGCCATAATGATTCTTCCATACATGGTGGCTGTCGCGAGAGACGCCTATCGTTCAATACCGTTTATTTATCGTGAAGCAGCACTAGCTATAGGCGCAACTAGGTATGAGTACGCGAGGATAATGCTAGGCCTGGCTAGGCCCGGAATCATTGCTGCTGCTTTGCTCGGCTTTGGCAGAGCTGCTGGAGAGACAGTTGCCGTGGCACTCGTTGTTGGAAATACCCCCTATGTTGGTGCTTGTCTCTTCAAACCAGCGTATACGGTTTCGTCGCTTATAGCGAACCAGTTCGCTAACGCGAATCTCTACCCGTATATGATGAATGTGCTCTTCTTCGGAGGCTTGTTGCTGCTGCTTATAGGTATGGTAGCGAACACTATAGCTGTCATAATGATTGAGAAGGTGAGAAAGAGGCTTGCTTGA
- the pstS gene encoding phosphate ABC transporter substrate-binding protein PstS, translating into MVKLRGIGIVGEQALMLVLFIVIGLLLIDIVLQVVCCIYSGRGSVEQRQGIRLAGSGSTFIYPQMQEWIKDFERMYPDILVTYNPTGSGTGQAQLLREKVVDFACSDPPLTKEQYQQYKGEILQMPIIVGAIAIVYKIPGYDGPLNLTGEVIAKIYRGSIKYWDDDAIKSLNPKANLPHAEIKVIHRSDSSGTTAVFTFFLHKAAPDVWPSSLVGKAIEWPVDATGRGLGAKGNQGVAEYFKELDSAIAYVELGYALENNFSIAAVMNREGVFVEPTVKSMQAAISSAIKAGLLPRSPLADWSGALDAIVYAPGKDSYPLVSFTFMIVWAEYPAQKAEAIKKFIEYINTVGQHQIVEGYAPIPTELQEINLKALDIIRGR; encoded by the coding sequence TTGGTAAAGCTGCGCGGCATTGGTATAGTAGGTGAGCAAGCCCTAATGCTGGTGCTGTTCATTGTTATCGGCCTTCTCCTCATTGATATAGTGCTCCAAGTCGTATGCTGTATCTATAGTGGTAGAGGCTCGGTAGAGCAGCGACAAGGCATCCGGCTTGCTGGTTCGGGCTCGACATTCATATATCCGCAGATGCAGGAGTGGATAAAGGACTTTGAAAGGATGTATCCCGATATACTAGTTACTTATAATCCTACTGGAAGCGGTACCGGTCAAGCACAGCTTCTAAGGGAGAAAGTAGTTGATTTCGCGTGCTCGGATCCGCCGCTCACGAAGGAGCAGTATCAGCAGTACAAGGGAGAAATACTCCAAATGCCTATTATAGTTGGGGCAATAGCAATAGTCTACAAAATACCTGGATACGATGGACCGTTGAACCTAACCGGTGAAGTAATCGCCAAGATATATCGTGGCAGCATAAAATACTGGGACGACGATGCAATAAAGAGTCTCAACCCTAAGGCAAACCTACCTCATGCCGAGATAAAGGTGATTCATAGATCAGATTCCAGCGGGACTACTGCCGTCTTTACTTTCTTCTTGCACAAGGCCGCACCAGATGTATGGCCGTCTTCCCTCGTAGGCAAAGCAATAGAGTGGCCGGTGGACGCTACTGGCAGAGGGCTTGGCGCTAAAGGAAACCAGGGAGTCGCTGAGTACTTCAAGGAGCTTGATTCAGCTATCGCATACGTTGAGCTTGGCTACGCGCTCGAGAATAACTTTAGTATAGCAGCAGTGATGAACAGAGAAGGAGTCTTCGTTGAGCCTACTGTGAAGTCAATGCAGGCCGCCATAAGTAGTGCAATAAAGGCTGGTCTCCTACCGAGGTCACCCTTAGCTGACTGGAGCGGTGCGCTGGACGCGATAGTCTATGCGCCTGGAAAAGACTCCTATCCATTAGTAAGCTTCACGTTCATGATTGTATGGGCTGAGTACCCGGCACAAAAAGCTGAGGCGATAAAGAAGTTCATAGAGTACATCAACACTGTTGGCCAGCACCAAATAGTAGAGGGCTATGCACCTATACCGACAGAACTGCAAGAAATCAACTTGAAGGCGTTAGACATTATAAGGGGGCGATGA
- a CDS encoding phosphate signaling complex PhoU family protein has product MASTITRRVQLVGGSTFVVSLPKEWARQVGVRAGSELEIEILPDGSLVLRPKSSSSSRKALSEYIVEIGEDSDFNMIVRRIMAGYLAGFKSIRLVKKSPALQKQVEEIIDIVHKRILGLEPLEEDTSSVLLQNIVDTSFAEIKSSLRRLARVTITMHEDVLQCMYAGRECTEIFRSIRERDNLADKLYLLVLRQLVEATIDPSEAARQRILLPETLFIASIAKNIERIADYATVMSRILVDTESRVPSEICEVYNDAIGVLKMVLRAVIEEGNVDIEDASKKSDIIKKRIKELRSSSGHGVPLSTGLILETLSRIIAHTIDIVEALIDVEAVKQAFSRRGEVAEQAFASMV; this is encoded by the coding sequence GTGGCTTCAACTATTACTAGAAGGGTACAGCTAGTAGGTGGAAGCACGTTCGTCGTGTCGCTTCCCAAAGAGTGGGCCCGCCAGGTGGGAGTCCGCGCCGGCAGCGAGCTAGAAATAGAAATCCTTCCCGATGGCAGTCTTGTCCTCCGCCCAAAAAGTAGTTCGTCTTCGCGTAAGGCGCTAAGCGAGTACATCGTTGAGATTGGAGAAGATAGCGACTTCAACATGATTGTGAGAAGGATAATGGCAGGCTATCTTGCAGGCTTTAAATCTATACGCCTTGTTAAGAAGTCGCCTGCTCTACAGAAGCAAGTTGAGGAAATAATAGACATAGTACATAAGAGAATACTCGGGCTTGAACCACTAGAAGAAGATACATCGTCTGTCTTGCTACAAAACATCGTTGATACAAGTTTCGCTGAGATAAAGAGTTCTCTTAGAAGACTCGCAAGGGTAACCATAACTATGCATGAAGACGTTCTCCAGTGCATGTATGCTGGCAGGGAGTGCACGGAGATCTTCAGGAGCATAAGGGAGCGCGACAATTTGGCTGACAAGCTCTACTTGTTAGTGCTACGACAACTAGTAGAAGCAACAATTGACCCCTCGGAGGCAGCAAGGCAAAGAATACTGCTACCAGAGACATTGTTCATAGCCTCTATAGCTAAAAACATTGAGAGAATAGCCGACTATGCAACCGTTATGTCACGGATCCTCGTTGATACGGAGAGCCGTGTACCTAGCGAGATATGCGAAGTATATAATGACGCGATAGGTGTTTTAAAGATGGTGCTGCGCGCCGTAATAGAGGAAGGCAATGTGGACATCGAAGATGCATCAAAGAAGAGCGATATTATAAAGAAGAGGATAAAGGAGCTTCGCTCTAGTTCCGGCCACGGTGTCCCCTTAAGCACAGGCCTTATACTTGAGACTCTTTCAAGAATAATCGCTCACACAATAGATATTGTTGAGGCGTTGATAGATGTTGAGGCAGTGAAGCAAGCATTTAGTAGGCGCGGAGAGGTAGCGGAGCAGGCATTTGCAAGCATGGTGTAG
- a CDS encoding RidA family protein, with the protein MAKKIVYTDKAPKPVGPYSQGVVAGGWLFVAGQIPIDPETGKLVEGDFEAKVRRVLENVKAIVEAAGGSLRDVVKVTVYLRDISLFDRFNKVYSEYFSEEPPARVVVEVSNLPKGVDLEVEAIAYLGEKA; encoded by the coding sequence TTGGCTAAAAAGATCGTATATACTGATAAAGCGCCCAAGCCCGTAGGGCCTTATAGCCAAGGCGTTGTTGCTGGTGGATGGTTGTTTGTTGCCGGACAGATACCAATAGATCCCGAGACCGGGAAGCTCGTTGAGGGTGATTTCGAAGCAAAGGTTAGACGCGTATTAGAGAACGTGAAGGCAATAGTTGAGGCGGCTGGAGGCAGCCTCCGCGACGTGGTCAAGGTAACTGTCTATCTACGGGATATTTCGCTCTTTGATAGATTTAACAAGGTATACTCAGAGTATTTTAGCGAAGAGCCGCCTGCCCGCGTTGTAGTTGAGGTTTCGAATCTGCCTAAGGGAGTAGATTTAGAAGTTGAAGCAATAGCTTATCTGGGAGAAAAAGCTTGA
- the ilvA gene encoding threonine ammonia-lyase encodes MTNVDELINDIYNRSLEARKVVSKYIHHTPLDYSTTFSRMSGARVYLKYENLQKTGSFKVRGALYKLSKLVGKVEGVVAASAGNHAQGVAYAAKCFGMKAVIVMPEVASIAKVEATKGYGAEVVLYGTIYDEAEEKAREIARERGYEFIPAFDDPDIIAGQATLGHEILEDLEDVDVVVVPIGGGGLISGISVALRKKKPSIRIVGVEPANVPKFTLSLRAGHPVTVKPKPTVADGLAVKRPGQLTFRIIRELVDEVVTVTEDELSQAIYLLLERGKVLAEGAGAASLAAILSGKVRGIEGKKTVAVISGGNIDLTMLNRILVRGLAFTGRIATIYGYVPDQPGMLAKVATIIGKHRANILEVLHDRSDIQAPTWHTALRVIIEVPSREEVKKILEELSREGFEFYQISG; translated from the coding sequence TTGACTAATGTAGACGAGCTTATTAATGACATATATAATCGTAGCCTTGAGGCACGCAAAGTAGTATCTAAGTATATTCATCACACTCCGCTCGACTATAGTACAACGTTTAGCCGTATGAGCGGAGCCCGGGTCTACCTCAAGTACGAGAACTTGCAGAAAACCGGGAGCTTCAAAGTACGCGGAGCACTCTACAAGCTCTCAAAGCTAGTAGGAAAAGTGGAGGGTGTTGTTGCGGCTTCTGCCGGCAACCATGCACAGGGCGTGGCCTACGCTGCAAAGTGTTTCGGGATGAAAGCAGTAATAGTAATGCCAGAGGTTGCGAGCATCGCGAAAGTAGAGGCTACAAAAGGTTATGGAGCCGAAGTAGTGCTATATGGTACGATCTATGACGAAGCGGAGGAGAAGGCACGGGAAATAGCGCGGGAGAGAGGATACGAGTTCATACCAGCCTTCGACGACCCGGACATAATTGCTGGACAAGCCACCTTAGGCCACGAGATACTAGAGGACCTAGAGGACGTGGATGTGGTTGTCGTCCCGATCGGTGGTGGTGGCTTAATCTCCGGCATCTCGGTTGCACTACGCAAAAAGAAGCCAAGCATAAGAATAGTCGGGGTTGAGCCGGCTAATGTTCCAAAGTTTACCCTATCTCTCCGTGCAGGTCACCCCGTGACGGTTAAGCCTAAGCCAACAGTTGCAGATGGGCTTGCTGTGAAACGTCCAGGCCAACTAACCTTCCGCATAATCCGCGAACTCGTTGACGAAGTAGTAACTGTGACCGAGGATGAACTCTCTCAGGCTATCTATCTCCTCCTAGAGAGAGGCAAGGTGCTCGCCGAGGGCGCTGGAGCTGCATCTCTCGCGGCAATACTGAGCGGCAAAGTAAGGGGTATCGAGGGCAAGAAAACAGTAGCAGTCATATCTGGTGGTAACATTGATCTAACAATGCTCAACCGCATATTAGTAAGAGGCCTAGCATTCACAGGCCGCATAGCGACGATATATGGCTATGTCCCGGACCAGCCAGGAATGCTTGCAAAAGTTGCCACAATAATAGGGAAACACCGTGCCAACATATTAGAAGTGTTGCACGATAGGAGCGACATACAAGCACCGACGTGGCATACGGCGCTACGAGTAATAATAGAGGTCCCGTCCAGGGAAGAGGTTAAGAAAATACTGGAAGAACTAAGCCGGGAGGGCTTCGAGTTCTACCAGATAAGCGGCTAA
- a CDS encoding restriction endonuclease — MLDSLRSVIGALVAELLRLRSEKCVSLDAIATRLFIRSVLVKRAAELLSAEPGAGAKLVDGEICIEDALALALTAVRLGVPETAISKSLDWRLFEEYARRAFSEAGYRVYRGLRVAGRGGLELDVLALAEAHAVAIDCKHWEPKYTVPSRLRDAARRHVERIRRLEKYWDRLGLPQGCWRIVPALIVIKENVPKIIEGVFIVPVSKLRGFIEELPVLLEAEEAASLKICSKQTRLF; from the coding sequence GTGCTAGATAGCCTTAGGAGTGTTATCGGTGCACTTGTTGCCGAGCTCCTAAGGCTACGTAGCGAGAAATGTGTCAGCCTGGATGCTATTGCAACGAGGCTCTTTATACGTAGCGTGCTCGTCAAGCGGGCCGCTGAGCTATTATCGGCTGAGCCAGGTGCAGGTGCTAAACTAGTAGATGGAGAAATATGCATCGAGGACGCCTTAGCCCTTGCACTGACAGCTGTAAGGCTCGGAGTACCAGAGACGGCTATATCCAAGAGCCTTGACTGGAGACTCTTCGAGGAATACGCGAGACGTGCTTTCAGCGAGGCAGGATACCGTGTCTACCGCGGACTTCGTGTTGCTGGTAGGGGCGGACTCGAACTCGATGTCCTTGCACTAGCAGAGGCTCATGCCGTGGCCATTGATTGTAAGCACTGGGAGCCAAAATATACCGTGCCTAGTCGGCTAAGAGATGCCGCCAGGAGACATGTTGAGAGGATTAGGCGGCTTGAGAAGTATTGGGACCGGCTCGGCCTCCCACAGGGATGTTGGAGGATCGTTCCAGCGCTTATAGTCATTAAGGAGAATGTCCCAAAGATAATTGAGGGGGTGTTCATCGTGCCCGTTTCAAAGCTTAGGGGCTTTATAGAGGAACTTCCAGTGCTTCTTGAGGCCGAGGAGGCTGCCTCTCTAAAAATATGTTCGAAGCAAACGAGGCTCTTCTAG
- a CDS encoding 4Fe-4S binding protein has translation MPSGAWSRRLRRIILGTPRRGKYTVARRLLQLTILVLFSIQALISYSILMGSLASSRILKTIPLMDPFAWLEQAAATHSPTLESVIAVLVVFTIYSILGRFFCGWVCPMDLLFSLFERKLNRLNAPLYQRPHKTTKAEKIVPPIMMIIYLLLSIMLGRPFFTTYSPVAGATKLGEFLVNVLYNIPGATMGLVMAWSTITGFALIVNIIAEYVFGIKRFWCRFVCPIGNLYGFITNKYSPFVIKISKPEKCVRCNLCSMVCPMSIDILNEYIEKGRDIRDHRCFHCARCVEACPYGVLSFSVASPSAKRPTPPPPKIRGPSNLKGKENKGVREEEK, from the coding sequence GTGCCTAGCGGTGCTTGGTCCAGGAGGCTGCGCCGGATAATACTTGGCACACCGCGTCGCGGCAAATACACTGTTGCGAGAAGACTATTACAGCTAACAATACTTGTGCTATTCTCTATACAGGCGCTAATCTCCTACAGCATCCTCATGGGCTCCCTGGCTTCTAGCAGAATTCTCAAAACAATACCATTAATGGATCCCTTTGCCTGGCTCGAGCAAGCCGCTGCGACACATAGCCCGACACTTGAATCAGTGATAGCTGTACTCGTTGTCTTCACAATTTACAGCATCCTTGGAAGATTCTTCTGCGGCTGGGTCTGTCCAATGGATCTTCTCTTCAGCCTCTTCGAGCGCAAACTGAACAGACTCAACGCACCACTATACCAAAGGCCCCACAAGACCACTAAGGCGGAGAAAATAGTGCCGCCAATCATGATGATAATATACTTGTTGCTCTCGATAATGCTTGGAAGACCATTCTTCACAACATACTCTCCAGTAGCAGGCGCCACAAAACTAGGCGAGTTCCTAGTGAACGTGCTCTACAACATCCCCGGAGCCACCATGGGTCTAGTGATGGCGTGGTCAACTATAACTGGGTTCGCATTAATAGTGAACATTATAGCCGAGTACGTGTTTGGGATAAAGAGGTTCTGGTGTCGCTTCGTCTGCCCCATAGGCAACCTCTATGGATTCATAACGAACAAGTATAGCCCGTTCGTGATAAAGATCTCTAAGCCAGAGAAGTGCGTCCGCTGCAACCTATGCAGCATGGTATGCCCGATGAGCATTGATATCCTCAACGAGTACATCGAGAAAGGCAGAGACATTAGGGACCATAGGTGCTTCCACTGCGCTAGATGCGTAGAGGCTTGCCCCTATGGAGTTCTAAGCTTCAGCGTGGCATCCCCTAGCGCTAAGAGGCCTACACCTCCGCCACCGAAAATAAGGGGGCCAAGTAATCTAAAGGGTAAGGAGAATAAAGGAGTACGCGAGGAGGAGAAGTAA
- a CDS encoding 4Fe-4S dicluster domain-containing protein, whose product MSDAERRRGGITRREFIKTGIVIGAAAAASPFLRMLGTTSVAEDEEDRRIYYEFFDITNDKDRLQYYEAVGLVVEKDGKKLVANPLLPDKPMAYTKPVWEDTFPLLPPGATKDFYSRCIRCGLCYSACNYMGYNAIRLADFSAGHKKLGTPIVDRQWLYPCTLCMECTVVCPTGALAEIPKRDVQMGIALIDPDLCWAWNSGDCKSCAKACPFGSEVFEFTFNEWGVHTKVRPDRCKGCGLCVPACPINGAAIHVLPKEVYEERTKNYKNTGMSYEEYLKLILETERKDPAAAVMRSQINTDYIQNVRGYTEEKIQTELGASATTSTKRGEKSA is encoded by the coding sequence TTGAGCGATGCTGAGCGTAGACGGGGAGGTATAACCAGGAGGGAATTCATAAAGACCGGCATAGTTATTGGCGCTGCCGCTGCTGCTTCACCATTCCTCCGCATGCTAGGCACAACAAGTGTTGCCGAAGACGAAGAAGATAGACGTATTTACTACGAGTTCTTCGACATAACTAACGACAAGGACCGCCTACAGTACTATGAGGCTGTTGGCCTCGTCGTGGAGAAAGACGGCAAAAAGCTTGTAGCCAATCCTCTCTTGCCCGACAAACCAATGGCCTATACCAAGCCCGTATGGGAGGACACATTCCCCCTTCTCCCACCAGGTGCTACCAAGGACTTCTATTCGCGCTGTATCAGGTGCGGGCTCTGCTACTCGGCGTGCAACTACATGGGGTATAATGCGATAAGGCTTGCAGACTTCAGCGCGGGGCACAAGAAGCTTGGCACTCCTATTGTTGACCGCCAGTGGCTCTACCCGTGTACTCTTTGCATGGAGTGCACCGTTGTATGCCCGACGGGTGCGCTTGCAGAGATACCGAAGAGAGATGTACAAATGGGTATAGCGCTTATCGACCCAGATCTTTGCTGGGCGTGGAACAGCGGCGACTGCAAGAGCTGTGCCAAGGCATGCCCCTTCGGCAGCGAGGTCTTCGAGTTCACGTTCAACGAGTGGGGTGTCCATACCAAAGTGCGGCCAGATAGGTGCAAGGGCTGTGGTCTCTGTGTCCCTGCTTGCCCGATAAATGGTGCAGCAATCCACGTGTTGCCGAAGGAGGTATACGAGGAGCGCACCAAGAACTACAAGAATACAGGTATGAGCTACGAAGAGTACCTTAAACTGATTTTGGAGACTGAGCGCAAGGACCCGGCAGCAGCCGTGATGCGGTCTCAGATAAACACCGACTATATCCAGAATGTGCGGGGCTACACGGAGGAAAAGATACAGACCGAGCTAGGCGCCTCAGCTACGACGAGCACTAAGAGGGGTGAAAAGAGTGCCTAG